Below is a genomic region from Granulicella sibirica.
TGCGCCGGTGTACTTGGTCGTGCCTCCCGTCGTCACACCGCCCGCTGTCACAATCGCAAGAACCTGCGTCGTGCTTCGCGTGAAGGCGAGAGAGTGATCGGTGGAGGCGTCGGCAATAGTCAACGCGGGATATGTGGCGGATGACCCGTTCAGCGCGACCATCGCCGTCGTGACGCCGATGTCGTCCACCGTCCCACCGCTCCCGTTTGCAAGTGTGGCGCGCGCGGTAGAGATAGCCTGGGTATACCCGGTGAGAACACCCGCGCCCGCATCCAGTTCGTTGATGGAAGTGCGGACCAGTCCGGCGTGATAGGCCTCCACGGCAAGGATGCCCGCGGCCGCCGGAAGCACGACAGTCTTATCCGAGATCAGCGCTGCTGCGCCCCCGTAGGCCGACACGCCCACGTCCTCGAAGATATAAGCCCCGATGAGGAAGTTTGCGTCGCTGGCGAACGGATCGAAAGCCGAGCCGAGCCCAGCCAGCGTCGCTAGTCCGTTGAAGGAGTTATACAGATCGATGTTGGGCATCGAGACGGCATTCTTCCCAAGTGCCGATTGCAGGAAGAGAACGTGCTTCCCCTCTTCGACCGCTGTCTCAAGCGCATAGTTCTTGATCAGGGTAGACGAGAAGGGAACTGCAGCGAAGCTGGGCTTGAGCGTGACCGTTCCAGCTGTACCGCCATTGACCGCGACCGGAATCGGCGACGGGAGATTGTCGATGGTGACACCGTTCGCGGCAAGGTTATAGAACTGCGC
It encodes:
- a CDS encoding ferritin-like domain-containing protein, coding for MANTETKQLDAIISSRRQLLAIGGVALAGLAFAPKAQAAAAVTDNDILNFALNLEYLEAQFYNLAANGVTIDNLPSPIPVAVNGGTAGTVTLKPSFAAVPFSSTLIKNYALETAVEEGKHVLFLQSALGKNAVSMPNIDLYNSFNGLATLAGLGSAFDPFASDANFLIGAYIFEDVGVSAYGGAAALISDKTVVLPAAAGILAVEAYHAGLVRTSINELDAGAGVLTGYTQAISTARATLANGSGGTVDDIGVTTAMVALNGSSATYPALTIADASTDHSLAFTRSTTQVLAIVTAGGVTTGGTTKYTGAFFPAGLNGTIS